A window of Lysobacterales bacterium genomic DNA:
GACGAGGTGCTTGTAGGTACGCATGGATCGGATCCGCTGCAAGGGAAGGAGGCTTTCCGGGGCGGCGCGACAGCGCATGCGCTCAGCGCTCGACGATCGCCGCCACGCCCATGCCGCCGGCCGTGCACACCGAGATCAGCACGCGGCCGCCGCCACGCTCCTCGAGCAGCTTGGCGGCGGTCGCCAGGATGCGGGTGCCGGTGGCGGCGAAGGGATGGCCGAGCGCCAGCGACGACCCGACCGGATTCAGGCGGTCCATGTCGATGCTGCCGAGCGGCGCCGCCAGGCCGAGCTTGTCGCGGCAGTACTCGGCCGATTCCCAGGCGCGCAGGGTGCACAGCACCTGGGCGGCGAAGGCTTCGTGGATCTCGTAGTAGTCGAAGTCCTGCAGGGTCAGGTCGTTGGCCGCCAGCAGCTCGGCCACGGCCAGGGTCGGCGCCATCAGCAGGCCCTCGCCGTGCACGAAGTCGACGGCGGCGACGCGGGCGTCGCGCAGCCAGGCGCGCACCGGCAGGTCGCGTTCCCGCACCCAGTCCGGGCTGGCCAGCAGGGCGGCGCTGGCGCCATCGGTCAGCGGCGTCGAATTGCCGGCGGTGAGCGTGCCCTGCCCCGAGCTGCGGTCGAACGCGGGCTTGAGCTGGGCCAGCTTCTCGAGCGTGGTGTCGGGGCGCAGGATGGTGTCGCGGCGGACGCCGCGGAACGGCACGATCAGGTCGGCGTGGAAACCGCGCTCCCAGGCCGCGGCCGCCTTCTGGTGACTGGCCAGCGCGAGAGCGTCCTGTTCGGCCCGGCCGATGCCCCAGGCGCGCGCCATGCGCTCGGTGTGCTCGCCCATGCTCATGCCGGTGCGCGGCTCGCCGACACCCGGGAAGGACGGCTTGAGCTCGCCGGGCCGGAAGCCCTTCCAGGCGCGCAGGCGCTCGCGCAGGCCGCGGGCGCGCGCGGTTTCCAGCAGGCGGCGCGCGAAGCGACGCCCGAACACCACCGGCACGTCGCTGGTGGTGTCGGAGCCGCCGGCGATGCCGGCGCCGATCTGCCCGGCGGCGATCTTGTTGCCGACGATCACGGCGGCGTCCAGGCTGGTGCCGCAGGCACGCTGCAGGGTCAGTCCCGGGGTGCGCGGGTCGAGGCCGGAGGACAGCGCGATCTCGCGCGCCAGGTTCCAGTCGGAGGAGTGCTTGATGACGGCGCCGAAGGCCAGCTCGCCCAGGCGCTCGCCGTGCAGGCCGTAGCGCTCGACCAGGCCGGCCACCGCCTTCAGGCCCAGCCCGAAGTTGCCGACATCGGCATAGGCGGTGTTGTTGCGGCAGAACGGGATGCGGATGCCGCCGACGATGGCGACCGGGATCTGCGTGCGCGGCGCGGCGGGCTTGGGCTTGGCGGGCATCGTTCCTGGCGGTCCGGGGACGGGGACGTACCGGGTCCGGACAAGGCCGGAAACCGGTCGGATCGAGGCCGAATGGTACACTAGCGCGCTTTGCCGCGACCGACCCGCCGGAACGAATCCGATGCTCGAAGACATTCTCAAACTGCACCAGGCAGGTCAGCTCGAAGAGGCCGAGACCCGCTACCGCGAGTGGCTGGCGTTCAACCCGGACGACCCCGAGGCGCTGCACCTGCTGGCCATCCTCAGGCGCCAGCGCGAAGACCTGGGCGAAGCGCTCGAGCTGGCCGGCAAGGCCGTCGAGCTGGTGCCCGAACGCGCCCACTACCAG
This region includes:
- a CDS encoding acetyl-CoA C-acetyltransferase; this translates as MPAKPKPAAPRTQIPVAIVGGIRIPFCRNNTAYADVGNFGLGLKAVAGLVERYGLHGERLGELAFGAVIKHSSDWNLAREIALSSGLDPRTPGLTLQRACGTSLDAAVIVGNKIAAGQIGAGIAGGSDTTSDVPVVFGRRFARRLLETARARGLRERLRAWKGFRPGELKPSFPGVGEPRTGMSMGEHTERMARAWGIGRAEQDALALASHQKAAAAWERGFHADLIVPFRGVRRDTILRPDTTLEKLAQLKPAFDRSSGQGTLTAGNSTPLTDGASAALLASPDWVRERDLPVRAWLRDARVAAVDFVHGEGLLMAPTLAVAELLAANDLTLQDFDYYEIHEAFAAQVLCTLRAWESAEYCRDKLGLAAPLGSIDMDRLNPVGSSLALGHPFAATGTRILATAAKLLEERGGGRVLISVCTAGGMGVAAIVER